Proteins from a single region of Sesamum indicum cultivar Zhongzhi No. 13 linkage group LG5, S_indicum_v1.0, whole genome shotgun sequence:
- the LOC105162486 gene encoding probable protein kinase At2g41970 — MSCCGGGEEEVNSGPPASQYTAPPKAGGSFHGGGGERGEPRTSGARGGAPQKVLPIEIPALSLDELNKLTGNFGTNALIGEGSYGRVYHATLSDGRPVALKKLDTNSTPETDSSEFAAQLSMVSRLKNDHFVELLGYCLEPNNRILAYEYAMMGSLHDVLHGRKGVQGAEPGPVLTWSQRVKIAHGAARGLEFLHEKCQPSIVHRDIRSSNVLLFDDFVAKIADFSLTNQSSDTAARLHSTRVLGTFGYHAPEYAMTGQITQKSDVYSFGVVLLELLTGRKPVDHTMPKGQQSLVTWATPRLSEDKVKQCVDPKLNNDYPPKAIAKMAAVAALCVQYEADFRPNMTIVVKALQPLLNAKPAGAETNA; from the exons ATGTCGTGCTGTGGAGGCGGAGAAGAGGAAGTCAACAGTGGTCCGCCGGCAAGCCAATACACCGCCCCGCCCAAAGCAGGCGGTAGTTTCCACGGTGGAG GCGGTGAAAGAGGAGAGCCAAGGACTTCTGGTGCAAGAGGTGGAGCTCCTCAGAAAGTTTTGCCTATTGAGATACCAGCACTGTCGTTGGACGAGCTAAATAAATTGACAGGTAATTTTGGAACTAATGCTTTGATTGGAGAGGGCTCTTACGGGCGTGTTTACCATGCTACATTGAGCGATGGCCGGCCAGTGGCACTCAAGAAGCTAGATACAAATTCAACACCTGAGACAGACAGTAGCGAGTTTGCAGCCCAG TTATCCATGGTTTCGAGGCTTAAAAATGACCATTTTGTGGAGTTACTTGGGTACTGTTTGGAACCAAATAACAGAATCTTGGCATACGAGTACGCCATGATGGGGTCTTTGCATGATGTCTTACACG GTAGGAAAGGGGTTCAAGGGGCAGAACCTGGTCCGGTTCTGACATGGAGTCAAAGAGTGAAGATTGCACATGGTGCAGCAAGGGGCCTTGAGTTTCTGCACGAAAAATGTCAGCCTTCGATTGTCCACCGTGATATCAGGTCCAGCAATGTTCTGctttttgatgattttgtaGCCAAGATTGCTGATTTCAGCTTGACGAACCAGTCTTCGGACACAGCAGCTCGACTGCACTCGACCAGAGTCCTTGGAACATTTGGCTACCATGCTCCAGA GTATGCCATGACGGGGCAGATAACACAGAAGAGCGATGTTTACAGCTTTGGTGTTGTTCTTTTAGAACTTCTGACAGGGAGAAAGCCAGTAGATCACACCATGCCTAAAGGACAACAGAGTCTTGTCACCTGG GCAACTCCAAGGTTGAGTGAAGATAAAGTGAAGCAATGTGTGGATCCAAAGCTAAACAATGATTATCCACCAAAGGCCATTGCCAAG ATGGCTGCCGTAGCAGCATTGTGTGTGCAGTACGAAGCAGATTTCCGGCCAAACATGACGATCGTGGTTAAGGCATTGCAGCCACTTCTCAACGCAAAGCCGGCGGGGGCTGAGACTAATGCATGA